TACCGCGGGGATTCCGACCAATAAGATTTTCTGACTTCTGGATTTTCCCCGCTTAGTACTTCTTCCGCCGCTCCACTACGTAGTTTGACCCCTTGAGCGATTTCGAATACTTCTTCAAATCCGCCAGCATGTGCGACATCTCACCCACATGCTTGAAATTCCCCTTCTGGTTCACCAGCACCGCAATGGAGATAGTCAGAAGCCCGAAAGTTTCCACTTCCCCGCGGCGGTTGCGGGTTTGAATGGTCCCGCGCGTTCTGTCCTGGTCGGAGTATCTAAACGGCACCAGACGGTCGAAAGTTTTAATGACATTCTCGCAGGCTAATCCGACCATATCGGTCGGCAGGATAAAGACAAAATCATCGCCGCCGATATGCCCCACAAAACCGACCCGGCAGATATCGAAGACAACATCGCGGATAATCCGCGCCGTCAGACGAATCACCCGGTCGCCATAATAGTAGCCGTAGTAATCGTTGTAGGCTTTGAAGTCATCGATATCGGCATAGCAGACGCCGAAATCTGCCCCCAGTTTTATCAGCCGTTCGATTTCTTTCTCGATGAGCGCCGGTCCGGGAAGCCATGTCGAGGGATTGACCGAGATATCGCGGCGGCTTCTCTCCGCCACCATTTTCAGTTGAGAGCGAAAAAGCTTCTCCCGCCATTGTCCGTGCAGGAAAGTATCGGTCCCGTTCTCGAAACCGGAAACCAGGACTGATTCCGGCGGGTCGGGATGATACAGCACGGTCGGGATAATCGCCAGGAAGATATGCTCTTTCATCAGGCGCACCATCTCAATCTCTTTGATAAAATCATCTTTGCCGGCGATTATGACCAGGTCGAGATGGTACCGCTGCGCCAGCACCAGAAGTTCATCAATGGTGCGAAAGTAATGGAAGGAGACTTTTTCTTCAATAAACATCCGGGAAAGATTGAAAGCGACATCGACCCCTTCCTGACGGCAGGCGCAGTGAAACATCTATTTCTCCTTCCCTGCCCTGGCCCGTTCCCGCGGATGATAATCGCGGTGCACGGAGAGTAGATATTCTTTGTCGACCTGCGTGTATATCTGAGTCGTGGTGATGC
This genomic stretch from Candidatus Zixiibacteriota bacterium harbors:
- a CDS encoding GGDEF domain-containing protein, with protein sequence MFHCACRQEGVDVAFNLSRMFIEEKVSFHYFRTIDELLVLAQRYHLDLVIIAGKDDFIKEIEMVRLMKEHIFLAIIPTVLYHPDPPESVLVSGFENGTDTFLHGQWREKLFRSQLKMVAERSRRDISVNPSTWLPGPALIEKEIERLIKLGADFGVCYADIDDFKAYNDYYGYYYGDRVIRLTARIIRDVVFDICRVGFVGHIGGDDFVFILPTDMVGLACENVIKTFDRLVPFRYSDQDRTRGTIQTRNRRGEVETFGLLTISIAVLVNQKGNFKHVGEMSHMLADLKKYSKSLKGSNYVVERRKKY